The following DNA comes from Pseudorasbora parva isolate DD20220531a chromosome 8, ASM2467924v1, whole genome shotgun sequence.
CCGACGGGATTGAGGATTGAGGTAGAGCTGGAGAGATTGAGGACTGAAGCGGAGCCGACGGGATTGAGGATTGAGGTAGAGCTGGAGAGATTGAGGACTGAAGCGGAGCCGACGGGATTGAGGATTGAGGTAGAGCTGGAGAGATTGAGGACTGAAGCGGAGCCGACGGGATTGAGGATTGAGGTAGAGCTGGAGAGATTGAGGACAGAAGCGGAGCCGACAGGATTGAGGATTGAGGTAGAGCTGGAGAGATTGAGGACAGAAGCGGAGTCTATGGGATTGAGGACTGAGATGGAGCCGATGGGAAGAGCCGGCGGGATTGAGGACTGAGGATGAACCAATGGGATTGAGGATTGAGATGGAGCCGGAGGGATTGAGGACTGAGGACGAACTGATGGGAAGAGCCGGAGGGATTGAGGACTGAGATGGAGCCGATGGGAAGAGCCAGAGGGATTGAGGATGAACCGATGGGATTGAGAATTGAGGACTGAGGATGAGCAGATGGGATTGATGACTGAGGTGGAGCAAGAGTGATTGAGGACTAAAGTGGAGCAAGAGGGATTGAGGAATGATGATGAGCCGATGGGGTTGAGGACTGAGATGGAGCCGATGGGAAGAGCCAGAGGGATTGAGGATTGAGGATGAACCGATGGGATTGAGGATTGAGGTTGAGCAAGAGGGATTGAGGACTGAGGATGAGCCGATGGGGTTGAGGACTGAAGTGGAGCAAGAGGGATTGAGGACTGAGGACGAGCCGATGGGGTTGAGGAATGAGGACTGAGGACGAGCCGATGGGGTTGAGGATTGAGGACTGAGGGTGAACTGATGGGATTGAGGATTGAGGTGGAGCAAGAGGGATTGAGGATGAGCCGATGGGGTTGAGGACTGAGATGGAGCCGATGGGAAGAGCCAGAGGAATTGAGGATTGAGGATGAACTGATGGGATTGAGGACTGAGGACGAGCCGATGGGGTTGAGGATGGAGGCAAAGCCAATGGGATTGAGGACTGAGGCGAAGCTAATGAGATTGAGGACTGAGAGGGAGCTGATGGGAAGAGCCAGAGCGATTTAGCATTGAGGATGAACCGATGGGATTGAGGATTGAGGTGGAGTCAACAACATTGAGGATTGAGGACGAGCCGATGGGATTAAGGAATGAGGACGAGCCGATGGGATAGAGGACAGAGGCAGAGCCAACGGGATTGAGGACTGAGGTAAAGCTGGAGTGAATGAGGACTGAGATGTAGCCGACAGAATTCAGGACTGAGGTGGAGCCGAAGGGAAGAGCCAGAGGGATTGAGGACTGAGGTGGAGCCGATGGGAAGAGCAAGAGGGATTGAGGACTGAGGACGAGCCGATGGGGTTGAGGATTGAGGACTGAGGATGAACTGATGGGATTGAGGATTGAGGTGGAGCAAGAGGGATTGAGGACTGAGGATGAGCCGATGGGGTTGAGAACTGAGATGGAGCCGATGGGAAGAGCCAGAGGAATTGAGGATTGAGGATGAACTGATGGGATTGAGGACTGAGGTGGAGCAAGAGGGATTGAGGACTGAGGACGAGCCGATGGGGTTGAGGATTGAGGCAAAGCCAATGGGATTGAGGACTGAGGCGAAGCTAATGGGATTGAGGACTGAGAGGGAGCTGATGGGAAGAGCCAGAGGGATTTAGCATTGAGGATGAACCGATGGGATTGAGGATTGAGGTGGAGTCAACAACATTGAGGATTGAGGACGAGCCGATGGGATTAAGGAATGAGGACGAGCCGATGGGATAGAGGACCGAGGCAGAGCCAACGGGATTGAGGACTGAGGTAAAGCTGGAGTGAATGAGGACTGAGATGTAGCCGACGGAATTCAGGACTGAGGTGGAGCCGAAGGGAAGA
Coding sequences within:
- the LOC137085235 gene encoding uncharacterized protein, whose protein sequence is MPPVLNPAGSSSILSAAPQSSILLAFPIGSASVLNPVGSISVLIQSSFTSVLNPSSFVSVLNPSGSSHRLNVSLQYHWLHLSPQSLWLFPSAPPQSSIPLALPFGSTSVLNSVGYISVLIHSSFTSVLNPVGSASVLYPIGSSSFLNPIGSSSILNVVDSTSILNPIAPSQSSIPLASPQSSIPLALPQSSTPSARPQSSIPLAPPQSSIPSVHPQSSIPLALPIGSISVLNPIGSSSVLNPSCSTSILNPISSSSVLNPQPHRLVLSPQSLLLFPSAPPQSSIPLALPFGSTSVLNSVGYISVLIHSSFTSVLNPVGSASVLYPIGSSSFLNPIGSSSILNVVDSTSILNPIAPSQSSISLASPQSSIPLALPPSSTPSARPQSSIPSVHPQSSIPLALPIGSISVLNPIGSSSIPLAPPQSSIPSVHPQSSILNPIGSSSVLIPQPHRLVLSPQSLLLHFSPQPHRLILSPQSLLLNLNPQSHRPQFSIPSVHPQSLWLFPSAPSQSSIPPALPISSSSVLNPSGSISILNPIGSSSVLNPADSASVLNLSSSTSILNPVGSASVLNLSSSTSILNPVGSASVLNLSSSTSILNPVGSASVLNLSSSTSILNPVGSASVLNLSSSTSILNPVGSASVLNLSSSTSILNPVGSASVLNLFGSASVLKPTGPANPCQLILYLCTFNLFLIISCAPFPLCWLLSIFHFSLRYCFIFTYLSFYLNSKKEVNTEDI